Below is a genomic region from Astatotilapia calliptera chromosome 2, fAstCal1.2, whole genome shotgun sequence.
GATGTGTGCAAACATGCACCGTCCCTGACCAGAGGGATGCGGACAGGGGGGAGGTAAACGACGGGAGCTGAAAACGCGTGGGATGACAGAATAggctgtgcaaatgtttaaaaataaataaataaaagggggGAAATGGGGGTGGGGGCTATTTTAGTCAACAAGCCTGCCAGGAGTAAGGACAAAGTGAGAGTAAACACTGGCGGTGGAGGGGGGTTCATGCACGGCGGGGGCAAAGCAGCCTTGTGATTACTCAGACCAGACAGTGAAAAGACAGAAGAGGATGAGCAGGCAGACCGGCAGATGGGCCGAGAGACAGATAAAGCAGGCAGACAAACATTCAATTTCAGCCAGAGCActcagcacgcacacacaggcagaagATAAAACAATATCGGTAGGGGCTCATTAGAACTTTGATGCCCGATTGCCTTAAGAGAGGGCTGCATGTTTGGCTTGTTtgcgcgtgtttgtgtgtgtctcggTATCAAAGCCGTTAACGAGTCAGAGGGCTGAATGGACGGATCAATGAGAGTGTAAGAGCTGAGGAATATCACAAGGAGTGCACAGATGAAAGAAGGTGGTGAGCAATAAAAAAGAGACCACCCTGGCTGAGATCTGAAACTTTCTGTCTGATCAATAATGTATTTCCTTTAGTTTCCCTCACTTATCGACGGatctcacacacagaggctgCGAATTAATCGCCTGGGTCCGACCGTGTGCTTTTATCCGGCCCGGCTCAAGTCACACTAGATTGAAAAGTAAATGCATTAAACAACAGCTGATGACAAGAGGATTAAAAGCCATAACGAAGCGAGATGTGAATAAGAAGGGGAAGGGAGGTAAGGAGGCctttgaaatgcttttttttttttttttgctctattaAGAAATGTGTGAGTCATCTCTCAtagtaaattaataataaaaaacagaataacGCCTTTTAATGCATGAGTTAATCAAATGTAAGGTTAATCAAAGCTCCACATGAGGCCGTGGGCAAAgagcgttttttgttttggtttcttttaagGTATGAAATATGAGACAAGACTGACATCTAGTGGCGGCGAGGCGCAACGACGCTTAACGCACAGCAAGACATCGACAAAATGGAGCCCAGTGCTCGGCCATGACAATGCAGGTCAGAGGGACTGAGACTGCTGCACAGCATAGCGGAAGAGAAGGGGGGAAATAacccaaaactaaacaaaataaataaatacaaattaaaatcgAGCGTGATATTGTGCAGTGATTCACAGATAAGTGAAGCACATGAAGACACAAAGCTGAAGCTTAAACCAGAGGAGCTGCTGCAGGCTGTTGCACCCAGTCCAAGCCTGGAAAACAATGctgttacaaacacacacacacacatgcatgtgtctTCATATACTTGAACTCACAGCAGCGGTTGACTTTGAGGCTCAACAGAACGCAGCAAGCGTGCACGCTCACACACCCAGTGCTGCAGGCAAGTGCACATCAGAGTCGCCCACTCACACCGTGTTTGCTCAGCAGACTACAAGCATCTTCTTCACCATTCTCCTGCCAGGCCTTTGCCATGAACCGATGCATGAAAGCTTTGTACGTGCAACCTAAATGCGGGGCTCTCTTTAAAGCAGGTTACGAAATAAAGCAGcaacttcttctttctttcagggTCGAGGTGAATGTGGGTCACAGCACTCGCGCCAGGGTTTAACGTGAGCGTGTTAAGCCCTAAAGGGGAAGGAAGAAGCGGGCAGTTAGGAACTGTCTGCATCTAGGCCCTTTTTCTCTGGGTTTGTAAAGGCTGCGAGCCAGAGAGGATGTAGAAGCATGACTTTATTAAAGGCTTTGCTCAGTTACTGGGTATGATGTCCTCTCACTGGTGCATTTTAGAAGGATCGATCAGTGGGATGAACAATGAAGGTCTGGCTGACCTTTCGCTGACCTGACCTCCCTTAAAGAGTCTTTTGCAACAGATATTTGCAGTCTGGGCTGTAACAAACATGCCTCGAGTAAGTTTGGAGGATGAAGTGGACTTGAGTGTGTAATCAGAGAAAGGAGGACGGATGAAATGTGGAATCTATAACCTGCAGCAGCTTCTCTTGAAGGAAATACTGGATTTTGCTAAGTGGCAAGGATGttcttgtttaaaaaagaaaaatgaatgcagtcattTTTGATTATGCGTACAGATAGATCCCAGGAGGCTCTTAAGCACAGTTAGTAGTGGAAATCGCATGCTTTAAAGACGCAAGCAGGCTTTATATTTCAATTCAAAGACAACACATGGTTGCTTTTACCTACGAAACGCTTGAGTTTTGACTCACAACCCATTTTCCCCCATTCATTTCCCTTTATTTATCCCACTCTGTCGTCAAAGAAAGCAAACTGGACACTCCGATTCGAGGAAAATTCCCAGGACTTCTTTTTATTAAGAGAATTTCAGAACATAAGAGAGGGACCGGACACCtgcatatatgttttttttcttttttttttttcctttttttttgtcacagaaGGATTCCAAATTCAATCGCtgttaaaaaaccaaaaaaaccgaACCAAAccagaaaaaactaaaacaaaaaacagtgtttaGAAAAGCTGGCGTGACAGCGTGGATGGAGCgggagctgttttgttttgttgttttttttagaatttttttcctcttttcttttatacACGCAGGGTCGTCTAAGGAGACGGATCGGAGGCAGTCGCCGTTCTCCGGAATGTTTCACATGTTCGTCTTCCTCTTTCTTATGGACAACACGCTAGTAGTTTTTCgttttgtatcttttttttcttcttcttcgtcaaaacacaatttcaatgaaagaaaaaaaaaaaaaaaacaccatgagacagaagcagagaaacaaaaatggaaaaaaaaaaaaaaatgaggaggGGACTCACTGCACGTTTATAGAGGTCTAAAAGGAATCGCCCACACCGACATGTCTGAACCGTTGTAGTAAAAACGTGGATaaaagggggggagaaaggggaggaggtgaggaagaaaaGGTCTGATTTTTGTGGAGTTAgaagtgaaacaaacaaacaaaaaaaaacccacagtaaTACACAACTCACAACATGGCCAATCCGGCAGGGACACGCTTTCTACACCAAAAACAAGCCTTCAACAATCATGAAATgccatttaaaaaagattttagtgTGTTCATTTCGCTTGCAGACACTTTGATATGACCACTGCAAATCTGCAAGGCGCTCCATAATCAGCTTTGCTTTTTTGTGCTAAAAATCTGTACGGATACTTATAAAATCATTGATAAAAATATTCCTCTGTTAACAATACGCCTTGGAGGGAAACCATGTGAGAGAGACTTAgagggggggtggggtgggACTGGCTGGGGTAGTTTTTTGGGTGGAGTGGGGGGGGAAGGGGCTGTagaagatggaggaggagagagtTTGGGCAGTGGTGCTACTCGGACTTGGCCTCCTCCTTGGCCTCCTCGGGAGCTGCCTCCACCTAAGGGATGAAGCAGAAAGGCTGAAGTTAAAACTTTGTTCGTTTTTGGTGAAATCGTGAAATCACCAGGGTTGTCCAAAAAGGCCAAGGGGAGGGGCGTCCCCCTGCGCACACACCTCGTTGGTCTTGGCCTCGCCGTTCTCAGAGTGGTTTTCCTCGTTCGCCTCTGCCTCGGCGTTCTCCTTCGCCTTCTTGGTCTTCTTGTCCTCCTTCTTGTCGTTCACagccttttctttctgttcagGTTTAGACACAAGCAGTGAGCATGCTGAGCATCTACAAACGCCCTCCCTCCACCCTCGAATACTACTTCATTTAGCCTCTCACCTTCGCCGCCTTCTTCACCTTTGGTTCCGGCTTGGGCGGGGCCGGTTTCTGGGGAAAGAAGAGGAAAGCGATGTGGAAACTGCTACGCTTGAATACAGCAGCACTACAGGAGTATCTATGATAGTTTAGAGCCTGTTTTTTCCCAGTACTTCTGAATGTTCATGAGGACTTTGGTGCATGAAAGACATCTTTAAACCCCTAAAATGTTCCTGAAAAGAAACTTCTTTCAATAAAGACACAGCGTGCCAATAATTTGcttcattaagaaaaaaaacccccacagtcAATACTGGGGGTCGATTATGCCAGCTATTGGCTTTTAGTTAGTATTACATGTAGATACATGTGAACACATCTTTGAGGTTGATTTTGGCTGTTTTAACTCACTGTAATGTTCATTAATCTTGCTTTAATTGTGAATTTAGGCAAATTAAAGTATATCTGAGACATTTGTAGTAATTTTAATGCACTATATAACTGTTCTCAAGTCACTGCTATGTTTTGTTATGCAAAAACAACTTGTTGAAAAGTTTTGCTTTGCTGGAAAACGCAGTTCTTGCTCCTATGCGCCCCTATGCACACTCAATTTAAATATCTGCATGTGCTACACTTTTAGCCGCTCtgctttgtttgggttttttacgTGTCCATTCTCATCAGGTGATGTCGGtgagcgtggaaaagtgtgtgCCATCTTACCGCCGATAACCGAGCTGATCTCCTCTGGGGCTGAAACATGACAAGAGGTTGTTGTTAATgcgaggcttttattttgacaagcaggaagcacagacacacaggtatTTAAtctaaaatttttattttcccttttaatCTTTCACGTGCTGATTAAAATCTGAATTTAAATGGCGTGCGAGAGGTGC
It encodes:
- the LOC113033891 gene encoding non-histone chromosomal protein HMG-14A-like, whose product is MPKRKAHGAEAGEKEEPQRRSARLSAKPAPPKPEPKVKKAAKKEKAVNDKKEDKKTKKAKENAEAEANEENHSENGEAKTNEVEAAPEEAKEEAKSE